A single window of Candidatus Binataceae bacterium DNA harbors:
- the nth gene encoding endonuclease III: MAETKEQLRARARRMGKILAAVYPKARISLDFETPWQCLVATILSAQCTDARVNRVTPVLFSELPDPAAMAAAQPEHVQKLIVTTGFFRQKTKSLMGAAKAIVERYGGKVPDTMEKLVTLPGVGRKTANVLLGHVFGKPGFVVDTHVRRVSHRLGLTSSPDPDEIEAQVGELLPPDQWTPFSMRLILHGRQICYARGPRCEQCPIAKECPKVGLFPSRPRGAVQRHGKRI, translated from the coding sequence ATGGCCGAAACCAAAGAGCAACTTCGAGCGCGCGCCCGCCGGATGGGAAAAATCCTGGCCGCCGTTTATCCAAAGGCGCGCATCAGCCTTGACTTCGAGACGCCCTGGCAGTGCCTGGTGGCGACGATTCTTTCCGCGCAATGCACCGATGCGCGGGTCAATCGGGTCACGCCGGTCCTCTTCAGCGAACTCCCCGATCCTGCGGCGATGGCGGCTGCCCAACCCGAGCACGTGCAGAAACTGATCGTCACGACCGGCTTCTTTAGGCAGAAGACGAAATCGTTGATGGGCGCCGCCAAGGCGATCGTTGAACGCTACGGGGGCAAGGTCCCCGACACGATGGAGAAACTGGTGACCCTTCCCGGGGTCGGGCGCAAAACTGCCAACGTGCTCCTCGGTCACGTGTTCGGCAAGCCCGGCTTCGTCGTAGACACTCACGTGCGGCGCGTCAGTCATCGCCTGGGGCTTACCTCTTCCCCAGACCCCGACGAGATCGAAGCGCAAGTGGGCGAACTGCTGCCTCCCGACCAATGGACCCCATTTTCAATGCGCCTGATTCTGCATGGTCGGCAGATCTGCTACGCGCGCGGGCCGCGATGTGAACAGTGTCCAATCGCCAAAGAATGCCCGAAAGTTGGACTCTTTCCGTCACGCCCCCGTGGCGCAGTCCAACGCCACGGCAAGCGTATTTGA
- a CDS encoding glycerol-3-phosphate dehydrogenase/oxidase, with amino-acid sequence MDTEQPFDRERSLVRLEREEFDLGVIGGGINGAAIARDAAMRGLRVALVERGDFAGGTSSRSSKLIHGGFRYLPQGQLRLVYSALRERELLRRRTAPHLVHPVRFLFPFYKGRGYGRFTMAAGLWLYDLFARVPRAERRETLSAARVREMEPALARHGLLGGATYYDAWGDDARLTLENALDAALHGAAVANCTAAEGFTKSSGRMRAAALRDRLAGRTFELRARVFVNAAGPWVDELRRLDDPAVRPCVRLTKGVHVVLPRTALPVSDWMVLSDAAARIVFVMPHERYVVVGTTDTDYHADAGAVAADEADLQYLLAVLGESLPGMKLTREDVASSFAGLRALVLDGEGSRSPSDVSREQVILESASGLLTVAGGKLTTHREIAEKLVTRLTRELNRPTRGCATDVTPLPGARFGAVQGADSEALDALPRTTRETLAARYGARAVLPARLAAADRALAAPITSGCPVVGAEVIHAVRNEMALTLSDFMVRRIGAVWRWPMEAEAAAPAVARLMAGELRWDQQRWGRELAEFKEDLRQRRLSR; translated from the coding sequence TTGGACACCGAGCAACCGTTTGATCGCGAACGAAGCCTCGTGCGCTTGGAGCGCGAGGAGTTCGACCTCGGGGTGATTGGTGGTGGTATAAACGGCGCAGCAATCGCACGCGACGCAGCGATGCGCGGCTTGCGGGTCGCGCTGGTGGAGCGCGGCGACTTTGCCGGGGGCACTTCCTCTCGATCGTCCAAACTAATCCACGGTGGCTTTCGTTACTTGCCACAGGGGCAGCTTCGGCTGGTTTATTCGGCGCTGCGCGAACGCGAACTGCTGCGCCGCCGCACCGCACCCCACCTGGTTCATCCCGTACGATTTCTGTTCCCCTTTTATAAAGGAAGAGGCTACGGCCGCTTTACGATGGCCGCCGGGTTGTGGCTCTATGATCTGTTTGCGCGAGTCCCCCGCGCCGAGCGCCGTGAAACCCTTAGCGCGGCCCGCGTCCGCGAGATGGAGCCTGCCCTCGCGCGCCACGGTCTGCTCGGCGGCGCGACCTATTACGACGCCTGGGGCGACGATGCGCGCCTCACCCTCGAGAACGCCTTGGATGCTGCACTGCATGGGGCGGCTGTCGCCAATTGTACGGCGGCCGAGGGTTTCACCAAGTCGAGTGGGCGCATGCGCGCCGCGGCGCTGCGCGATCGGCTGGCTGGCCGGACCTTTGAACTGCGCGCGCGCGTGTTTGTTAACGCTGCCGGACCGTGGGTTGACGAGCTCAGGCGCTTGGACGATCCCGCGGTGCGGCCATGCGTTCGCTTGACCAAAGGCGTGCATGTGGTGCTGCCGCGCACCGCACTGCCGGTTTCGGACTGGATGGTCCTCTCCGACGCAGCCGCGCGTATTGTCTTTGTGATGCCCCACGAGCGCTATGTCGTCGTGGGCACCACCGACACCGATTACCATGCGGATGCCGGAGCGGTCGCGGCCGACGAGGCCGACCTCCAGTATTTGCTCGCCGTTCTGGGCGAAAGCCTGCCCGGCATGAAGTTGACCCGGGAGGATGTTGCCTCGAGCTTCGCCGGCCTTCGCGCGCTGGTGCTGGATGGCGAAGGTTCCCGCTCTCCCTCCGATGTCTCCCGCGAACAAGTGATCCTCGAGAGCGCGTCGGGATTGCTCACCGTCGCGGGTGGCAAGCTGACCACGCATCGCGAGATCGCCGAGAAGCTGGTTACTCGCCTGACCAGGGAGCTCAATCGACCAACCAGGGGTTGTGCTACGGATGTCACACCGTTGCCCGGCGCTCGTTTCGGTGCTGTCCAAGGCGCTGATTCCGAAGCCCTGGACGCCTTACCGCGAACAACCCGCGAGACCCTTGCTGCTCGATACGGAGCCCGTGCGGTGCTGCCTGCTCGTCTCGCGGCCGCCGACCGTGCCCTTGCCGCGCCTATCACCAGTGGATGCCCGGTGGTCGGCGCGGAGGTTATTCACGCGGTGCGAAACGAGATGGCCCTGACGTTGTCCGATTTTATGGTTCGCCGAATCGGCGCGGTCTGGCGATGGCCCATGGAAGCCGAAGCGGCGGCTCCGGCGGTGGCGAGGTTGATGGCTGGCGAGCTTAGGTGGGATCAACAACGCTGGGGGCGCGAACTTGCTGAGTTCAAGGAGGATCTCCGGCAGCGCCGGCTATCCCGCTAA
- the hisI gene encoding phosphoribosyl-AMP cyclohydrolase — translation MTTTQASAVIDFAKGDGVVPVVAVDHASQRVLMFAYMNREAFEETVATGRACYFSRSRERLWRKGEESGNFQVVKEIRIDCDADTIVLMVEQMGDGAACHTGHESCFFRRLENGEWREVEARKVDPAKYGPAYGHQSKTPR, via the coding sequence GTGACAACAACGCAAGCATCGGCAGTAATCGATTTCGCGAAGGGCGACGGCGTGGTCCCGGTGGTTGCGGTCGACCACGCCAGCCAGCGCGTGCTGATGTTTGCCTACATGAACCGCGAAGCGTTCGAGGAAACCGTGGCGACCGGACGCGCGTGCTATTTTTCGCGCAGCCGCGAGCGCCTGTGGCGCAAGGGCGAGGAGTCGGGAAATTTCCAGGTCGTCAAGGAGATCCGCATCGACTGTGACGCGGACACCATCGTCCTCATGGTTGAGCAGATGGGTGACGGCGCCGCCTGTCACACCGGCCACGAATCATGCTTCTTCCGCCGGCTTGAGAATGGAGAATGGCGCGAAGTCGAAGCGCGCAAGGTAGACCCCGCCAAGTACGGGCCCGCCTATGGGCATCAGTCAAAGACGCCTCGATGA
- a CDS encoding homoserine kinase — protein MAVYTELNKPFLKELADDYSLGRITSANAIPQGSINSNYLIDAAKGKFLLRIDEVKSENELKREIDLLSFLRKHTFPCPHPMQDRMGRYHRAFNNKCVSLFKYQEGKVPAPEKLKFSQLETIGHAIGELHVIGKAYKKGIDNRFSFERIADLYLNVRSRLPNYFRKICRTLDDEIEYLTRYLEGKLPKGVIHGDIFSDNLLFRGEKLMAVLDFESACRGKFIFDIATAVNALCFVRGGYSLERFRALLGGYESVRTLSLAEWDAFPNELRFSSLRFTVTRLHDFFLQPIDGAQRIDKDFREFFDRLRVLRREKEGGMEPLLMAMATGYDYRKYQKVKATERRQA, from the coding sequence ATGGCCGTCTATACCGAACTCAACAAACCGTTCCTCAAGGAACTGGCAGACGATTACTCACTGGGGCGAATAACCAGCGCGAACGCAATCCCGCAAGGTTCGATCAACAGCAACTACCTGATCGACGCCGCCAAGGGAAAATTCCTGCTCCGTATCGATGAAGTAAAGAGCGAGAACGAGCTCAAGCGCGAAATCGATCTGCTGTCCTTTCTGCGCAAGCACACTTTCCCGTGTCCGCATCCGATGCAGGATCGGATGGGCCGCTACCATCGCGCCTTCAACAACAAATGCGTGTCGCTGTTCAAGTATCAGGAGGGCAAGGTTCCCGCCCCCGAGAAGCTTAAGTTCTCGCAGCTGGAGACCATCGGGCACGCGATCGGCGAGCTCCACGTCATTGGGAAGGCGTACAAGAAGGGAATCGACAACCGGTTCAGCTTCGAACGAATTGCCGATTTGTACCTGAACGTGAGAAGCCGCCTGCCCAATTACTTTCGCAAGATCTGCAGAACCCTCGACGACGAAATCGAGTACCTGACCCGATACCTCGAAGGCAAGCTGCCCAAGGGCGTGATCCACGGAGACATATTCTCGGACAACCTGCTGTTCCGCGGGGAGAAGCTGATGGCGGTGCTCGACTTCGAGTCGGCCTGCCGTGGCAAGTTTATCTTCGATATCGCTACCGCGGTGAACGCGCTGTGTTTCGTGCGTGGCGGATACTCGCTGGAGCGGTTCCGCGCGCTGCTCGGCGGCTACGAATCGGTCAGGACCTTGTCGCTCGCCGAATGGGATGCGTTTCCCAATGAACTGAGGTTCTCGTCGCTGCGCTTCACCGTGACGCGTCTGCACGATTTCTTCCTGCAGCCAATTGACGGCGCCCAGCGAATCGACAAGGACTTCCGCGAATTCTTCGACCGCCTGCGCGTGCTGCGGCGCGAGAAGGAGGGCGGCATGGAACCGCTGCTCATGGCGATGGCGACCGGATACGACTATCGCAAGTATCAGAAGGTGAAGGCGACCGAGCGCCGACAGGCTTAG
- a CDS encoding sulfite oxidase-like oxidoreductase: MKPVDRLPPGQTLTDKFPVLSYGPTPRFDHAKWDFRVVGLVEPQLRFNYEEFHALPQSHQVSDFHCVTTWSRFDNAWEGVKVRDLMRLVTLAPQVRFVIVHCDGGYTTNLPLDEFLDDDVILAHRHDGRDLEPDHGWPLRLVLPKLYAWKSAKWVRALEFSDQDRRGFWEVRGYHNHADPWREERYSFQEESDD; this comes from the coding sequence GTGAAACCAGTTGATCGTCTCCCTCCCGGTCAGACCTTGACCGACAAGTTTCCAGTCTTAAGCTATGGTCCGACACCGCGTTTCGATCACGCGAAATGGGATTTTCGCGTGGTCGGACTGGTAGAACCGCAACTTCGATTCAACTACGAGGAGTTCCACGCGCTGCCGCAATCTCACCAGGTGAGTGATTTTCACTGCGTAACGACCTGGTCGCGTTTCGACAATGCCTGGGAAGGCGTTAAGGTGCGCGACCTGATGAGGCTGGTAACTCTCGCCCCCCAAGTTCGATTCGTCATTGTGCATTGTGATGGCGGATACACGACCAATCTGCCGCTGGATGAGTTCCTCGACGATGATGTGATACTTGCGCATCGGCACGATGGCCGCGATCTGGAGCCGGACCATGGCTGGCCGCTGCGGCTCGTGCTACCCAAACTCTATGCGTGGAAAAGCGCCAAGTGGGTCAGAGCGCTCGAGTTTAGCGATCAAGACCGGCGTGGATTTTGGGAAGTGCGCGGCTATCACAATCATGCAGACCCCTGGCGCGAGGAACGTTACTCGTTTCAGGAAGAATCCGACGATTAG
- a CDS encoding prolyl oligopeptidase family serine peptidase: MKTSREPVVAVVPRSRPRLTLLVTFVLGLALSACHASPAGFLRKHQNVESFNFEIALGPNQYQIAGYLALSSDAGRLPALLVLSGDGDSAERCVDANSGVVAMGIHVACVSIPGYGRSSGPGRFVGPPTVAASRRALDLLAARPEVDPAKVAVWGSGDGAVAAGLLMDYDSRPRALILQSGAYDLLKLWPQAPLRTKLAIIHQVWPSKRVLAERSVMQHLPERLDCSVLILHGEGDRAMPVSQAVRLASALRERGAHVETRYYPDASHHIAKRIIEPELRAFLRENLLQTARAGD; encoded by the coding sequence ATGAAGACTTCCCGAGAGCCGGTTGTGGCGGTTGTGCCGCGGTCGCGCCCGCGCCTGACTCTGCTAGTTACTTTCGTTCTCGGCCTCGCGCTCAGCGCTTGCCACGCGAGCCCGGCGGGCTTTTTGCGGAAGCATCAGAACGTAGAGTCCTTTAATTTTGAGATTGCTCTGGGGCCCAATCAGTATCAGATAGCCGGCTACCTGGCGCTCAGCAGCGATGCGGGCCGCCTTCCCGCGCTACTGGTGTTAAGCGGCGACGGAGACAGCGCGGAGCGCTGCGTCGACGCGAACAGCGGTGTGGTGGCGATGGGAATTCACGTCGCGTGCGTCAGCATTCCCGGTTACGGGCGCTCCTCCGGGCCTGGGCGGTTTGTGGGTCCCCCCACGGTGGCGGCCTCGCGACGCGCACTCGACTTGCTGGCGGCGCGGCCCGAAGTGGATCCCGCCAAGGTCGCGGTCTGGGGATCCGGCGACGGCGCCGTCGCGGCGGGTTTGCTGATGGACTACGATTCGCGTCCGCGTGCGCTTATTCTCCAATCAGGCGCGTACGACCTGCTGAAACTATGGCCGCAGGCTCCGCTCCGCACCAAGCTTGCGATCATCCACCAGGTGTGGCCCAGCAAGCGCGTGCTCGCGGAACGCAGTGTAATGCAGCATCTTCCCGAGCGGCTGGATTGCAGCGTCCTGATTCTTCACGGCGAGGGTGACCGCGCCATGCCAGTGAGCCAGGCCGTGAGGCTTGCCAGTGCGCTACGGGAACGCGGGGCGCACGTCGAGACACGCTATTATCCCGACGCCTCGCATCACATCGCGAAGCGGATTATCGAGCCCGAGCTCCGCGCCTTCTTGCGGGAAAACCTGTTGCAGACCGCGCGAGCTGGCGACTGA
- the rpiA gene encoding ribose-5-phosphate isomerase RpiA, with amino-acid sequence MEQNEPDHLAALGHYALRFAKPGDVIGLGTGRAATAFINALGASLIQVRGVPTSRASEELGRSLGIEIASLADAPKIDTDFDGADEVDPRLNLIKGYGGALVREKIVAAASRRFIVLVGEEKLVQRLGTRGSLPVEVVTFALPLAMRRVAALGLKPKVRQKDGADFVSDNGNLILDCGVKEIRNPVRLDRELREIPGVVGTGLFVAMASLVVVARNNGKIDVLRPH; translated from the coding sequence ATGGAACAGAACGAACCAGACCACCTGGCGGCCCTTGGCCACTACGCGTTGCGCTTTGCGAAACCGGGAGACGTGATAGGCCTCGGAACCGGGCGTGCTGCGACCGCCTTCATCAATGCTCTCGGGGCGAGCCTGATTCAGGTACGTGGCGTCCCCACTTCCCGCGCCAGCGAGGAACTGGGCCGCTCTCTGGGCATCGAAATTGCCTCGCTCGCAGACGCTCCGAAAATCGACACCGACTTTGATGGGGCCGACGAGGTGGATCCGCGACTCAACCTGATCAAGGGATACGGCGGGGCGCTGGTCCGGGAGAAAATCGTCGCGGCAGCGTCGCGTCGATTCATCGTGCTGGTCGGCGAGGAGAAGCTCGTCCAGCGCCTCGGGACGCGGGGGAGCCTGCCGGTCGAGGTGGTGACGTTCGCTCTGCCCCTGGCCATGCGGCGAGTCGCAGCGCTGGGTCTAAAGCCCAAGGTGCGCCAGAAAGACGGCGCCGACTTCGTAAGTGACAACGGCAACCTGATCCTCGACTGCGGGGTCAAGGAGATTCGCAATCCTGTGCGCCTCGATCGCGAACTGCGCGAAATCCCTGGTGTAGTCGGAACCGGGCTCTTCGTCGCCATGGCCTCATTGGTTGTGGTCGCAAGGAACAACGGCAAGATCGATGTCCTGCGCCCACATTAG
- the folE gene encoding GTP cyclohydrolase I FolE, whose protein sequence is MANARKPVVHRLTSRRESDSGERDRTRSEEAVRTLLSHVGEDPAREGLVRTPLRMVQALEFLTSGYMQDPKDAINGALFVEEDYQEMILCKDLDFYSLCEHHVLPFMGKAHVAYLPNKRIVGISKLARMVEIYCRRLQVQERLTTQIAQTLMEEIDPLGVAVVLEAEHLCMRMRGVQKQNSKMTTSAMLGAFRTNVETRQEFMNLIRNGK, encoded by the coding sequence ATGGCGAACGCACGCAAACCAGTAGTCCATCGGCTCACCAGCCGTCGGGAATCCGATTCGGGAGAACGCGACCGCACGCGAAGTGAGGAAGCGGTCCGCACGCTCCTGTCGCACGTGGGCGAGGACCCCGCGCGGGAAGGCCTCGTGCGCACGCCACTGCGGATGGTTCAAGCGCTCGAATTTTTGACCAGCGGCTACATGCAGGACCCCAAGGACGCGATCAACGGGGCGTTGTTCGTGGAAGAGGACTACCAGGAGATGATCCTTTGCAAGGATCTCGACTTCTACTCCCTCTGCGAACATCACGTGCTGCCGTTCATGGGCAAAGCGCACGTAGCATATCTGCCCAACAAGCGAATCGTCGGAATCTCGAAGCTCGCGCGGATGGTCGAGATCTACTGTCGCCGCCTCCAGGTGCAGGAACGCCTTACCACCCAGATCGCGCAGACTCTCATGGAAGAGATCGATCCGCTCGGAGTGGCTGTCGTACTGGAAGCCGAGCATCTGTGCATGCGGATGCGCGGCGTGCAGAAGCAGAATTCCAAGATGACCACCTCGGCGATGCTCGGTGCGTTCCGTACCAACGTGGAAACGCGTCAGGAGTTCATGAATCTGATTCGTAACGGAAAGTAG
- a CDS encoding methylenetetrahydrofolate reductase, producing the protein MSSLADILGASRPAVWLEVAPPRGANPAPLLKRLEAFAGHVDAINLTDNALGRVKMSGLVFASFIKARLGIPVVLNFSCRHRNRYALKSDLLGAAALGIDGIVAVAGDRVPNEQSDQSAAVRDLNPFGLLDMIAALNRGDTGEGRAPLKTLPKLYPGAVANPNREDFAREIAMLERKAQVGAKFVITQPVFQTATARRFQAQAKRLFIHAMLGILPVKRASMADHIKQQVTDLRGAREHFDRYAGMSEAEARAFSVRENLALMKSLAGEVAGFNIMSGGGTSLAIELALEFSKWRTHANQ; encoded by the coding sequence TTGTCGTCGCTAGCAGACATTCTGGGCGCCTCCCGGCCCGCCGTGTGGCTGGAAGTGGCTCCGCCGCGGGGCGCCAACCCCGCGCCGCTGCTCAAGCGCCTGGAAGCCTTCGCCGGGCACGTCGACGCGATCAATCTGACCGACAACGCGCTCGGCCGGGTAAAGATGTCGGGCTTGGTGTTTGCTTCTTTCATTAAGGCCAGATTGGGAATTCCGGTCGTGCTTAATTTTTCCTGCCGCCATCGCAACCGTTACGCCCTCAAGTCTGACCTACTTGGCGCTGCGGCTTTAGGCATTGACGGCATCGTCGCGGTGGCGGGCGACCGGGTGCCGAACGAGCAATCGGACCAGTCTGCCGCGGTACGCGACCTGAATCCATTTGGTCTGCTCGATATGATTGCCGCGCTGAATCGGGGCGACACCGGCGAAGGGCGGGCGCCGCTCAAAACCCTGCCCAAGCTCTACCCCGGCGCGGTTGCCAACCCGAACCGCGAAGACTTCGCTCGCGAGATCGCCATGCTTGAGCGCAAGGCGCAAGTGGGGGCTAAATTCGTGATTACCCAACCGGTTTTCCAGACCGCTACCGCGCGCCGCTTTCAGGCGCAGGCCAAGCGGCTTTTCATCCATGCGATGTTGGGAATTCTTCCGGTCAAGCGCGCGTCGATGGCCGATCATATCAAGCAGCAGGTCACGGACTTGCGCGGGGCGCGCGAACACTTCGATCGCTACGCAGGGATGTCCGAGGCCGAAGCGCGCGCTTTCTCGGTGCGAGAGAATTTAGCACTGATGAAATCGTTGGCCGGCGAAGTCGCGGGATTCAACATCATGAGCGGTGGCGGCACCTCGCTGGCGATCGAACTGGCCCTGGAGTTCAGCAAATGGCGAACGCACGCAAACCAGTAG
- a CDS encoding DUF4147 domain-containing protein, translating into MAIRTDLQRELTAIYRAAIAAIDPALLVGRALDGTTSASRQVSDLITAAKRSFVLAIGKGAHPMARELQRRLEGKIVRGLAVVPQPLQGQATPPGIQCLRGSHPLPDQSSADAARAALAMLEEMKAGDLLIVALSGGASAMFVAPAEGVTLDDKVATNSALLSSGAAIKELNCVRKHLSAVKGGNLVRATAPGARVVALILSDVPGDDLATIGSGLTAPDPSTFSDAIAILKRRRIWGRAPERVREHLEKGVAGEIPETLKSGDPIFARVTNLLIGSNRTAVDAAADQAARHGFAIERWRDLKGEADDVGRDLAHQLAKIELPRVCLLAGGETTVTVRGRGRGGRAQQCALAMAITLAQIAPHAKVAALVAGSDGIDGPTDAAGAFAFPDSVTRATSKGLDPATSLKHNDAYHFFDSIGDLLRVGPTGTNVSDLMIGLANY; encoded by the coding sequence GTGGCAATCAGGACTGACCTTCAGCGGGAATTGACCGCGATCTATCGCGCCGCAATTGCTGCCATCGATCCGGCGTTGCTGGTGGGACGGGCACTTGATGGCACCACTTCAGCTTCGCGCCAAGTATCCGACCTGATCACGGCGGCCAAGCGCTCGTTCGTGCTCGCCATCGGCAAGGGCGCCCACCCGATGGCGCGCGAACTACAACGCCGGCTCGAAGGGAAGATCGTCCGCGGCTTGGCAGTCGTTCCGCAGCCGCTGCAGGGCCAAGCGACGCCGCCAGGGATTCAATGTCTGCGGGGCAGTCACCCACTCCCCGACCAATCATCCGCCGACGCCGCGCGCGCCGCACTCGCCATGCTCGAGGAGATGAAGGCAGGTGATCTGCTCATCGTCGCGCTCAGCGGCGGCGCCTCCGCGATGTTTGTGGCTCCGGCGGAAGGGGTGACGCTCGACGACAAGGTCGCAACCAACTCCGCTTTGCTGAGCTCGGGCGCGGCGATCAAAGAACTCAACTGTGTCCGCAAGCACCTGTCGGCAGTAAAAGGTGGAAATCTGGTCCGCGCGACGGCCCCGGGCGCACGGGTCGTGGCGCTGATTCTTTCGGATGTTCCGGGTGATGATCTTGCGACGATTGGGTCTGGCCTCACTGCGCCCGACCCTTCTACATTCTCGGACGCGATCGCGATTCTGAAACGTCGCCGAATCTGGGGTCGCGCACCCGAGCGAGTCCGCGAACACCTCGAAAAAGGCGTGGCCGGCGAAATTCCCGAGACCCTCAAGAGCGGCGACCCGATATTTGCGCGCGTGACAAATCTGCTTATCGGCAGTAATCGCACCGCCGTCGATGCCGCCGCGGACCAGGCCGCCCGCCACGGCTTCGCTATCGAACGATGGCGTGACCTCAAAGGCGAGGCCGACGACGTAGGGCGCGACCTGGCGCACCAGCTGGCCAAGATAGAGTTGCCGCGCGTTTGCCTGCTCGCCGGTGGAGAGACGACGGTAACGGTCCGTGGCAGAGGGCGCGGCGGGCGGGCTCAGCAATGCGCCTTGGCAATGGCGATCACCCTTGCGCAAATCGCTCCGCACGCCAAGGTGGCGGCTTTGGTAGCCGGGAGCGACGGAATCGACGGGCCAACCGACGCAGCCGGTGCTTTCGCATTTCCCGACAGCGTTACGCGCGCGACCAGCAAAGGCCTCGACCCGGCAACCTCATTGAAACACAACGATGCCTACCATTTCTTCGATTCGATCGGAGACCTGCTGCGGGTCGGCCCGACTGGTACAAACGTGAGCGATTTGATGATCGGGTTAGCCAACTACTGA
- a CDS encoding isocitrate/isopropylmalate dehydrogenase family protein: MVTLIGGDGVGPEVIDAALAVIRATGVAIDWDRQAAGAYAVKRFGTPVPDTLIRSLKRTRVALKGPLETRSGEGYRSINVYLRKAFDLYANLRPTLSFAGVHTPFRNIDLIVVRENTEDLYSGIEHVVAPGVVESIKVITARASRRIARFAFEYARRHKRKSLTAIHKANIMKLSDGLFIRCARAVARDYSEITYREQIVDAACMRLVTDPSSFDVLLLENLYGDIVSDLCAGLVGGLGLVPGANYGDKGAIFEAVHGTAPDLAGKGIANPIAAILSSAMMLDYLGYSGAGAAIRSATGKVLRLGRVLTGDIGGKATTEEMTAAVIDALSRSR; encoded by the coding sequence TTGGTTACACTGATTGGCGGCGATGGGGTTGGCCCCGAAGTTATCGACGCCGCGCTCGCGGTAATCCGGGCGACTGGAGTCGCCATCGATTGGGATCGCCAGGCAGCAGGCGCCTATGCGGTGAAGCGATTTGGCACTCCCGTTCCCGACACCCTGATCCGGTCATTGAAACGTACCAGGGTCGCACTCAAGGGTCCGCTCGAAACCCGCTCGGGCGAAGGCTATCGATCGATAAACGTCTACCTGCGCAAGGCCTTCGATTTGTACGCCAACCTGCGTCCTACCCTGAGCTTTGCCGGCGTGCACACGCCGTTTCGCAACATCGACCTGATCGTCGTACGTGAAAACACCGAGGATCTGTATTCCGGCATTGAGCATGTCGTGGCACCTGGCGTGGTGGAAAGCATCAAAGTGATAACCGCCCGCGCCTCGCGGCGCATCGCGCGCTTCGCGTTCGAGTACGCGCGTCGGCATAAGCGCAAGTCGCTGACCGCGATCCACAAAGCCAATATCATGAAGCTGTCGGACGGGTTATTCATTAGATGCGCCCGCGCGGTCGCGAGAGACTATTCCGAAATCACGTACCGCGAGCAGATCGTCGATGCCGCTTGCATGCGTCTGGTGACCGATCCGTCCTCCTTTGACGTCCTGCTGCTGGAGAACCTGTATGGCGACATCGTCTCGGACCTGTGCGCCGGCCTGGTCGGCGGCCTGGGCCTGGTTCCCGGTGCCAACTACGGTGACAAGGGTGCGATTTTCGAGGCGGTGCACGGAACCGCACCCGACCTGGCCGGCAAGGGCATAGCGAATCCAATTGCGGCGATTTTGTCGAGCGCGATGATGCTCGACTACCTTGGCTACTCGGGGGCGGGAGCAGCTATCCGTAGCGCGACCGGAAAGGTCCTGCGGTTGGGAAGAGTGCTGACCGGCGATATCGGCGGCAAAGCCACGACCGAGGAGATGACCGCTGCGGTCATTGACGCGCTTAGCCGTAGTCGATGA
- the bcp gene encoding thioredoxin-dependent thiol peroxidase has protein sequence MPTRKKAPPKGKSAAGTAAAKDSTSLEGRKAPSFALADHAGNTVKLADLIGSKKLVLYFYPKDLTPGCTIEACSFRDQQAALRSAGAQVVGISGDSTALHEKFRAKHDLNFPLLSDVGNEVGRAYGVYKKKSLYGREFMGIERTTFVIGRDGVVRKVFPKVKVAGHTEQVLAALKEIE, from the coding sequence ATGCCGACCAGGAAAAAAGCGCCACCCAAGGGTAAATCAGCTGCCGGAACAGCGGCCGCTAAAGACTCGACTTCGCTGGAAGGTCGCAAAGCCCCTAGTTTTGCGCTGGCCGACCACGCGGGAAACACCGTCAAGCTGGCCGATCTGATAGGGTCGAAGAAGCTCGTGCTCTACTTCTACCCGAAAGACCTCACGCCCGGGTGCACCATCGAAGCCTGCAGCTTTCGCGACCAGCAGGCGGCGCTACGGTCGGCCGGTGCGCAGGTGGTGGGGATCAGCGGCGACTCGACAGCCTTACACGAGAAGTTTCGCGCGAAACACGACTTGAACTTCCCCCTGCTGAGCGATGTGGGAAATGAGGTCGGGCGCGCCTATGGCGTGTACAAAAAGAAATCTCTTTATGGGCGCGAGTTCATGGGGATCGAGCGCACCACCTTCGTTATCGGCAGGGATGGTGTCGTGCGCAAGGTATTTCCCAAAGTGAAGGTGGCGGGCCACACCGAGCAGGTACTCGCCGCGCTCAAAGAGATCGAATGA